In Juglans regia cultivar Chandler chromosome 13, Walnut 2.0, whole genome shotgun sequence, the DNA window TCCCTATCATCATTGTCTCTGTCATGGTCACAGAACTCAAACGACTCTTCTCTTACGGATTCTACCACTCCACTGGATCAGAAGATTTCTTTAGCACTTCGGCTGATTGCACCACCTGAAAGGAGAGAAGCTCCAGTGGATAAAAATGCGCAACAGCAAAGTCAGGATACTGGTACTGGCGAGTTGAAGAGGTGCAACTGGGTTACAAAGAATAGTGGTAAGACTTGGTAAAGTGATTTATcgattatgaaaattttgatttcctTTCTACGATTATGAAATTCATATGGCTTTGTTACTATGCTAGAAGTTATATTTGGACTCAACAAACTGCATAGAGATCTGCAATAATGAACCATAGTTCCATTGTAGTGACTTGAGAGTATATGGGATAGACATTCATGTCAACCCTTGAAGTCTTATAAGCTTCACATTGctgatcataaattaaaatgctTTTGCACTTTTGTACTCTCCCGATCATATTGCTGAATTGCTTCTAAATTGCCATAGCAGTTGGAATGTGGAATCTACTAGGAAAGCTAACAGATAGTCTTGCTTAAGAAATAAGTCTCCGAGCTTCTATACTTGGTGATAGTCTTGCTTAAGAAAGAAGTCTCCGAGCTTCTATACTTGGTGTTTGAGAGCAGAacataaattaagattttatcaaGTCATTAAATAGCTATAATATTATGTTCTGCAACAGCTGTAAATTATATGGTACCAATGGCAACAATGTAACTGTCATGGGATAGCTGTTCAAAGTATGTTTCCAAATTCCCATCAATTTCCGCCTactgtaataatattcattcaccCAATTCTTAGTATAATAAAGTAATTCTACACAGAAATTTATATAACGTCTTATATACAGATAAAGTTTATGTAGCATTTCATGACGAGTGCTGGGGAGTTCCAGTTTACGATGACAGGTAAGCTCTTTGTAATTTTTACTGAATCTAGAGCTAGTTACAGAGAAATATGCCAACCTCTACGTGCTAAATAATGAAACAGCCAATTGTTTGAGCTGCTTGCAATGTCTGGCATGCTGATGGACTACAACTGGACTGAAATCCTGAAAAGAAGGGAACTATTCAGGTAACCTTAATTGTTTGAGCCACCTCTACTATTTAAACTTACAATCTTCTTTAATACTCATCTTACATATAAAACAGCCATGTCATTATTTATCAACATATGATTGAAGCTTATACTTGGGTTTGTAACATAGAGAAGCCTTTTCTGGATTTGATCCTAACGTTGTTGCCAAAATGGGGGAGAAGGAAATCACAGACATAGCATCCAACAAAGCAATAATGTTAGCAGAGGGCAGAGTAAGGTGTATAGTAGACAATTCCAAATGCATATTAAAGGCAAGCTTAAAATACCAATGCATTTGCAAGTTTCACTCGGCTGGTTAATATGACATGCAACAGGTTGCTCATTGTACTTAATTTCTGACCTTAATGTAGATTGTGAGGGAATTCGGATCGTTCAGTAGCTTTATGTGGGGTTACGTGAATCACAAACCAGTGATCAACAGGTACAGATACCCAAGAAATATTCCACTGAGGACACCAAAAGCAGAAACCCTTAGCAAGGATCTGATAAAGCATGGATTTCGGTTGGTAGGGCCAGTGATTGTGTGTTCGTTTATGCAAGCTGCTGGTTTGACAATTGATCATCTTGTTGATTGTTATAGATATGGTGAATGTGTGGGTCTTGCAGAAAGACCGTGGAGGCATATCTAACATGCCTGGATATGGACTAGTTCTGTACAGAGGTTGAAATGCAGCTAATGTGTTGGCCTTGCTGAGAGACCATGGAGGCACATCTAACATGCATGGATATGGACAGATTCTGTACAGAAGTTGCAGATAGATAGACTTCTACTAGCATAGCTATTTGAGTAAAAGTTGTGTATGTATTGGAATATGGTACCAAAATTGGATGTTCTGATCCTATGGTGTTTCTTCTGATATACTAATTTATTTGCCTAATAATCGTTGCATTTGATATCTTTCTTGTACAACCAGTGAGCAAATTTTCGTCTTACAACTCTTTTATAACCTACTTTACACTCAACCAATGCAAATATGTCATTttctataagaaaataatttcaatattacaaaattactctccatttaatatataattataaaagagttataaatttgatattttctattttcttttgccCATGCATAGAGGGTGGAGAAAGTAAAAACATATAATCTGCTGGATATTTGGTAACAGGTTCACAAAGTTTAACGGGCCTCTAGGATCCAGCCACTCCAGACTGACACCTCTACCCTAGTTTGACAGTTGAAGGCTCTATTAAGTAGCACAGGTAGAAGCATCTGCCAAAGCCCAAGCAAAAGCATGCAGTAAATATGACCGTGCAGCACAGATTAGTAAGAGGGCCAATGATCAACCCATGATATTTTGTAGACTTCTAATATTGTTTGAACAAATTCGAAAGTAGAAAGAGCACAAGAAGTTAATGTATCACGCGTGGGTCAATGAATATGTAGGAGTAGTTTGGTCGATTTATCTTTAGGAACACAACTAAGGACTGTAATGCTGCTGATAGAGGCATATAGCTAGCAAGGAGAAGCTGTATCAGAATCAGCTCTATAGCCCAACCTCATGGGTCAGATCATGGGCCAAGACTATTCTCCCTACCTACATTAGCTGCATCCAAGTTTAATGGCTTCGATTCacaatttttgaattattttttgacaTACAGATAAACTTCTAAATGAATTCCATGATAATTAGTATGCTTATACACCCACTTGTAAGAAGtcaaactcattttataatataagatCATGTTGTCGATCTCAACTAAATTCTGTAGCGTTGGAAACACCCAAATGGAGGTACAAGAAGATTGCCCACCTTAAGATGTATGAAACTTTACCAGCCACCCAAAAAGGTTATGCAGCATCTTTCAGGTCTTGAGGAGAAGTTTGCATTTTACTTCATCGAGCATGTTCTATTAGCCTTTGTTTTTGGCTCTTACCCTTGGGCATTGCCTTTCAAGTCCGGAGATGCCATCAGAGGACGACTGTCCACCACCAGACATTAGTTTAAATGGAAAGTAATCTTACTGAAT includes these proteins:
- the LOC109020914 gene encoding DNA-3-methyladenine glycosylase isoform X2, which codes for MSFSSMSKANVRRHVLEKNKVLKEKEKPAQSSLSKNLKRIYPIGLQRSSSSLSLSSLSLSWSQNSNDSSLTDSTTPLDQKISLALRLIAPPERREAPVDKNAQQQSQDTGTGELKRCNWVTKNSDKVYVAFHDECWGVPVYDDSQLFELLAMSGMLMDYNWTEILKRRELFREAFSGFDPNVVAKMGEKEITDIASNKAIMLAEGRVRCIVDNSKCILKIVREFGSFSSFMWGYVNHKPVINRYRYPRNIPLRTPKAETLSKDLIKHGFRLKDRGGISNMPGYGLVLYRG
- the LOC109020914 gene encoding DNA-3-methyladenine glycosylase 1 isoform X1; this translates as MSFSSMSKANVRRHVLEKNKVLKEKEKPAQSSLSKNLKRIYPIGLQRSSSSLSLSSLSLSWSQNSNDSSLTDSTTPLDQKISLALRLIAPPERREAPVDKNAQQQSQDTGTGELKRCNWVTKNSDKVYVAFHDECWGVPVYDDSQLFELLAMSGMLMDYNWTEILKRRELFREAFSGFDPNVVAKMGEKEITDIASNKAIMLAEGRVRCIVDNSKCILKIVREFGSFSSFMWGYVNHKPVINRYRYPRNIPLRTPKAETLSKDLIKHGFRLVGPVIVCSFMQAAGLTIDHLVDCYRYGECVGLAERPWRHI